A single region of the Gracilibacillus caseinilyticus genome encodes:
- a CDS encoding YqhG family protein: MISNLHSFLTEYFELHDCQVIQENTTEMEVKLTRELDQVLMNRPFYWHYMDKLGREGDPMSIHLDTSLEKKDNQKEWIHYGSPRLHQIFQHIQQNAKFTILYEETNGQTKTSLMPWLIVNVMIHYCGKQKRDAIYSVGVHLINGVIQTNMMERFDQLSFSRQMTDYSYTISPIIKPVSGFRRAYQYVENHLFIEDFSWVEEAKETLQEELDLLEYFYQQKDNVELLEKERERLTDRLEPRINLEVINAGLFYLTEQTSKQVINH, encoded by the coding sequence ATGATTTCCAACCTACATTCATTTTTAACAGAATACTTCGAATTACATGATTGTCAAGTAATACAAGAAAATACTACAGAGATGGAAGTGAAATTAACACGGGAGTTAGATCAAGTATTGATGAACCGGCCTTTTTACTGGCATTATATGGATAAATTAGGCCGTGAAGGAGACCCTATGTCCATTCATCTGGATACAAGTCTAGAAAAGAAGGATAACCAAAAGGAATGGATTCACTATGGCAGTCCACGTCTCCATCAGATTTTTCAGCACATCCAGCAAAATGCGAAATTTACTATATTGTATGAAGAAACGAATGGTCAGACTAAGACATCACTGATGCCATGGCTGATCGTTAATGTGATGATTCATTACTGCGGAAAACAAAAACGAGATGCCATATATTCAGTTGGTGTTCATTTAATAAACGGCGTCATTCAGACAAACATGATGGAACGTTTTGACCAACTTTCTTTCAGCCGGCAAATGACTGATTATAGTTATACGATCTCCCCTATTATTAAACCAGTCAGCGGCTTCAGACGTGCTTATCAGTATGTAGAGAATCATTTATTCATCGAGGATTTCAGTTGGGTTGAAGAAGCGAAAGAAACGTTACAGGAAGAACTTGACTTATTGGAGTACTTCTATCAGCAGAAGGACAATGTAGAATTACTAGAGAAGGAAAGAGAGAGACTTACTGATCGTTTAGAACCTAGAATTAATTTAGAAGTAATTAATGCAGGACTCTTCTACTTAACAGAACAGACAAGTAAACAAGTGATCAATCATTAA